The genomic window AGAGTTTGCTTCAAAAACTCCTTTTGCATGGGGTTGATCACTCATTTTTGCAGGATCTCCTGTAAGTGCAAGTATAGCTCTTACATCAAAATCATTTGCACCCATTAAATCAGATTGAAGTGCAATTTTATTTCTATCTCTCATTGTCATTGTGGCAATTACAGGTTTTTTAAACTCCATTTGAAGTTTAAGTGATGCAAAAAGTGCATTATATTTTAATTTTGCAAGAGGATTATCTGTGCACGAAAAACCATCAACTCTATCTTGTAATTTAAATTTTTTAATCCTTTCAATAATATTATGCATAGAAGGTTCATGTTGAGGTGTAGTTTCAAGTGTTAAGTATTTGTCTTCTTGAAGTTTTTGTATTAGTGTTTCAAACATTGGATAAACAATCCTTTAGTATATTTAGTTTTATTTGGCTAAAATTATACCCTTTAAAGAATAAAACTAGGGAAAATTAATGAAATTAGCTGTTTTCGATTTTGATTCAACACTTATGGATGGGGAGACTATCGACTTTTTAGCAGAAGAGTTAGGTATAGGTGAACAAGTTACAAAGATTACTGAAGAAGCAATGAGTGGAAGATTAGATTTTTTTGAATCTTTGACTACAAGAGTTGCACTTTTAAAAGGTATGGATTACCAAAGAGTTGTAGATATTTGCTCAAATCTTCCTTTAATGCCGGGTGCAATGGAGTTAGTTCCTGCACTTCAAAAAATGGGTTACAAAGTAGTTTGTTTTTCTGGTGGTTTTAGAATTGGCACAACTCCTGCAAGGGAAAAATTAGGTTTAGATGCTGATTTTTCAAATGTTTTACATGAAAAAGATGGGAAATTAACAGGTCTAATTGGTGGAGATATGATGTTTGGATATTCAAAAGGTGATATGCTTCAAAGAATTCAAGGTTTAATGGGAATTACAAGAGCTGAAACTTTAGTTTGTGGTGATGGAGCAAATGATTTATCTATGTTTGCCCACGCTGATACAAGAGTTGCATTTTGTGCAAGAGAAGTTCTTAAAAAAGAAGCAAATGTAGTTATTGATACAAAAGATTTAACAAAAATTTTAGATTATATTAAATAGGCTTTATTCTTAAAGCCCTTTAGAGTTTGCTTCTTTAGATGAAATTTATTTTCATCGCTGAAAGAAGTTAAAAATGAATAGGTCCCTTTAAAATGGGACATTTTAAAGGAATAATTATGAGTTTAAAAGAAGATATTAATTTCTCTTTATGGTGTGATTTTATTGAAAGAGATTTTTTAGAAACAAGATTTAAAGAGATTATCAAAAAAAATATTATTCAAGGTGCTACTTCAAATCCTGCGATTTTTGAATCATCAATTACAAATTCTCTAGCATACAAACAACAACTTGATATGCTTCAAGCAAATAATGAAAAAACTATTTATGAAGAGTTAGCTCTAACAGATATTAAAAGAGCAGCTTTTTTATTAAATGAATTACATAAAAATGATGCTGATGATGGTTTTATTTCTATTGAAGTTGACCCACTTTTATGTGATGATGCAGCAGGAACTATAGAAGAGGGAGTTCGACTTTATTCTTCAATTAGTGCTGATAATGTTATGATAAAAGTTCCTGCAACACAAGCTGGATATATTGCAATGAGAGAGTTAACTTCAAAGGGAATAAATGTAAATGCAACTTTGATTTTTTCGCCTGAACAAGCAATAAAATGTACTCAAGCTTTAGATGAGGGAATCAAAGATTCAAATAAAGATATTAGAGCAGTTGTTTCTATTTTTGTATCAAGATTTGATAGATTAACTGATAATGATTTTAAATTAAAAGGTTTACAAACTTCAAAATTAGGAATCATAAACGCAACTAAATGTTACCATGAAATTAACAAATTTGGAAATCCAAATATTAGAACTCTTTTTGCAAGTACAGGAGTAAAAGGTGATGAATTAAGTCCTAGTTATTATGTTGATAACTTAATTTATCCAAACTCAATAAATACAGCACCACTTGCTACAATCGAAGATTGGGTTAAAGATGGTTCAAAAGTTGAAACTGCAATTATGAGTGAAACTGACTGTGATAAATATTTTGCAACTTTAAAATTAAAAGGAATAAATATGGAAAATATTTATTCAAAACTTTTAACTGATGGTCTTGAATCTTTTAAAGTTTCATTTAGAGATTTACTTTCAAAATTAATTCACTAACTATTAAAAAATTATAATGTAGCTTAGAAATTATCACTACATTATAGTTTTATCTCTTAATTAATTACAAATTGATAACTTTTTAGGACTCACTCCTTAAGAAATATTTAGCTAAAATTTATCTTATTAAATAAAATATATAAAAGGCAGATTAAAAATGAACAATTGGAATCCTAGTAGCTGGAGAGATTTTCCTATAAAGCAACAACCTACTTATAATGATTTAGAAAAACTAAAAAAAGTAGAAAATGAATTAGCTTCTTATCCTCCTTTAATTTTTGCTGGTGAGGCCTTAAATTTAAGAAAACAATTAGCTGATGTTGTAAATGGAAAAGCATTTTTACTTCAAGGTGGAGATTGTGCTGAATCTTTTGCGTCATTTAACGCAACAAATATCAAAGATTTATTTAAAGTTATGATGCAAATGGCTGTAGTTTTAACATTTTCTGGTGGTTGTCCTGTTGTAAAAGTAGGACGAGTTGCTGGACAATTTGCAAAACCTAGATCTTCAGATTTTGAAGAAATAGATGGAATATCACTGCCATCATATAGAGGTGATATTATAAATGATATGGAATTTACTGAAAAAGCTAGAAATCCAAGAGCTAAAAAACTTTTAAAAGCATACAATCAAAGTGCTGCAACAATGAATCTTTTAAGAGCATTTTCAAGGGGTGGAATGGCTGATTTGAATCAAGTTCATTTATGGAATTTAGATTTTGTTAAAGATAATTATTTAGGTGCAAAATATGAAGAACTTGCAAATAAAATATCTGAAAGTTTAACATTTATGAAAGCTTGTGGAATTACAAGTGAAAATACTCCACAACTAAATCAAACAACTCTATTTACTTCACATGAAGCGCTATTATTAAATTATGAACAAGCACTGACTAGACGTGATTCAATCACTGGTGATTGGTTTAACTGTGCTGCTCATATGTTATGGATTGGGGATAGAACAAGAGATTTAAGAGATGCTCATATTGAATATTTTAGAGGAATAAATAATCCAATTGGATGTAAAGTAGGACCAACTATGAAAGAGGATGAATTAATCCAATTAATTGATACTTTAAATCCAAATAATGAAGCTGGAAGATTAAATTTAATCGTTAGAATGGGAGCAAATAAAGTAGGTGATTTCTTACCTAAATTATTAAAAAGAGTAAAAGCTGAGGGTAAAAATGTATTATGGTCAAGTGATCCAATGCATGGTAATACGATTAAAGCTGATAATGGATACAAAACAAGAGATTTTGAAGCGATTTTAAGTGAAGTAAAACAATTTTTCCAAATACATAGATCTGAGGGTACATATGCAGGTGGAATTCACTTAGAAATGACAGGACAAAATGTAACAGAGTGTACAGGAAGTGCCTCTTCTGCTGTTACTCAAGAGAGTTTATCAAATAGATATCACACTCAATGTGACCCAAGAATGAATGCTGACCAAGCTTTAGAATTATCATTTATGATAGCTGATACTTTAAAAGATGCAAGAAAAAATTTAGTATAAGCTAATTTTTTTAAGTATTAAAAAGGGGAGAGTTTTTGCTTTCTCCTTTTTTTTTGAATTAAAACAAGGAAATAAAATGAAAAATCTTATTTTTAAAATAGTTTTATTAACTATTTTTTTATTTATTAATGTCTCTGCGAAAGACATTGGTGATATTACAAATTCACAATGGGCTACTTTGCACCTATATAAAGGTGAAAAGCAAAGAGCAGGACCTTTTGCTTTTGATGATACTTATGCAGAATTTGAATTTGGTGGAAGATATGAATGGCTGGATTTATATGGTTATATAGATTTTATAGATGCCTTAAATAGCTCAACTAGTGATAAACATGGAGATAATAATTTCTTTGCAGATATAGAACCTAGAATTTCTCTTGATTATTTATTAGATAAAGATTTATCTTATGGTGCTTTAAAAGAGTTGTTTTTTGCTTTTGATATATATTATGCAGATCCTAGTCCTGGAAATGATAAGGGTTTAAAAATCCTTTGGATGGGACTAGGAAGTGATATAGATATTCCTTGGTTAGGTAAAAGTGGAGTAAATCTTTATACTAGATATATTGAAGAAAATTATGGTTCAAGTAATGAAAATAGTTTTGATGGATATGTGGCTCACATAAATTGGTTTAAACCTATTTACAATTTTAGTGAAAGTAAATTTATATCATTTCAAGGTTACTTAGATTATGAATTTGGAAGTGATATTCCACAAATAGATTTTGAAAAAACATATAGAACGAGTGATTCTTTACAATCATATTTAGGTTTATGGTTACATGAGAAAAAATGGACAGTTGGATATGGTTTAAAAGCTTATAAAGATATGACACAATGGAAAGATGGTGAAATATTAAATGGCAAAAAAACTGATACTACAGGTTTCGCACACTATTTTAATGTGGGATATAAATTTTAGAGTAGAAAATTCTACTCTATTATAAAAAAGTATTCTTATAAACTTCTTCATCCCAAGCTACAAGAACTTTATCATCAAATTCAATAACTGGACGTTTAAAAAGTAATGGTTCTTTACAAAGCCATTCATATTTTCCATTATTATCAAGGTTTAACTCTTTTAAATTTAATGTTTTATATTTTGTTCCTTTATTATTAAAAAGCACATTTATATCAGCTTTTGTAGTCCAATCTTTGATTTTATCACTTGATGGATTCTCTTTTTTAAAATCAAAAAAATCAACTTCTATATTGTTGTCTTTGAAGAATTTAAGAGCGTTTCTTACACTTCCACAAGTTTTTATACCGTAAACTGTAATCATCTTTTACTCAATAATTTTTGGAACTATAAAATAACCATCTTCAGATTTCGGAGCATGTTTTAAAATATGGCTTGCTAGTTCTAGATTTTGCTCTGCAACATCTTCTCTAAAAGGTGTTCCTCCCTCGATTGTACTAAATGTTGCTTCAATTCCTGAAACATCAATTTCATTTAAATTTTCAACAAAGTTTATAATATCACCCAATTCTGATTTTAATTTTTCTTTTCTTGAATCATCAATTTCTAAACTTGAAAGTTTTGCTAATTTTGCTATTAAGTTATCATCAACAGTCATAATAAATTGTCCTTATTTTATATATTTTTAATTCTAGCCAAAAAGAGTTTATTTGCTTCTTTTAGCGTAAAACTCTTTTTTAAATTCAACCCAATTATCATTTAAAATAGCAGTTCTTGCTTCTTTCATTAAAGATAAATAGTAGTGAATATTGTGAATAGAACCAAGTCTAAAATATGTAATCTCTTTTGCTCTATACAAGTGATTTAAATAGGCTTTTGAAAAGTTTTTACAAGTATAACAATCACACGCTTCATCTATTGGTGTCATATCATCTTTATAATCAGCTTTTTTAATATTTAATCTTCCAAAAGTAGTAAATAAAGTTCCATTTCTTGCATTTCTTGTGGGCATTACGCAGTCAAACATATCAACACCACGCTCAATATTTTCTATTAAATCTTCAGGTGTTCCAACACCCATTAAATATCTTGGTTTATCTTTTGGCATAAATTGAGTTGTCCACTCAACAGTTTCGTACATATCAGCATTTGGTTCACCAACGCTTAATCCACCAATCGCAAAACCATCATAATCACTTAAAGCACAAAGTTGTTCAGCACTTTGTTTTCTAAACTCTTTGTCAGTTCCACCTTGAATAATTGCAAAAATATTTTGGTGTGTTCCAATTCCCTTTGCTTTTTGTTCCATGTGATATTCAATTGCTTCTTTTGCCCATTTTGTAGTTCTTTCAATTGATTTTGAAATTCTTTCTTTTGTATTTGGCAATGCGACTAAATCATCTAAAATCATCATAATATCAGAATTCAAATCATATTGAGTATCAAGTACACTTTTAGGTGTAAAGTAGTGTTTGCTTCCATCAATATGTGATTTAAACATAATTCCATTTTCATCAGGTTTTGAGTTTGAACTTAAAGAAAATGCTTGAAAACCACCTGAGTCAGTTAAAAACGAGTTAGGAAATTTTGAGAAACCATGAAGTCCTCCAAACTTTTTAATAAGTTTACTTCCTGGTCTTAAATATAAGTGATAAGTATTCCCAAGTATTATTTTTGCTCCAAGTTCTAACATGTCATTTGCATCAAGTGCTTTAACTGTTCCTTGAGTCCCAACTGGCATAAAAACAGGAGTTTCTATTGTACTATGAGCTGTAACTATTGTACAAGCTCTAGCTTTATTTGAAGTAGCGTCAATTTTAAATTCCATAAATAATATAAACCTTTTTTTTTGATAATCTTATTATATCTAAAGTAAGATTATAGCTCTTAATTGATACAAATATAAAATCTACAATTAATTTTTTTAGGATATAATTGCCCTCATGAAAAAAATATTAATTATCCTAGATGGTATTGTTGCAAAAAAATTAATGCAAAGAATTATTGAAGCAAATACAGGTGACAATAGTTACGATGTAATATATATGAGTGACTTAATTTTACCTGTTCAAAAACCCTCAAACTTCACATTTTATAAGTTCGATCCGACTTCAAAATCAAAACTAGCAATGGTTTTAGATAAAAATATTCACACAGAAGTTTTAATAGCTCAAAATTCAAAAGACGAAATGCTCAATGTTATAAAAAATATTAGAGAACATACAAAAAATATTCAAATGACTATTTTAGATTATTGGGGAATGAAAATAAATGATCCTTTAGTAAATATTTACAGAGGAATTGAAGTTCTAGCAAATGGAATGGTTGAAAAACTTCCAAATGTTCCAGTACTTGCCCAAAATATTGGTCTAAAACAGGGTGAAATTATGGAAATTAGAATCCCATTTGGAAGCTCTTATGCTTATAGATATATAGGTTCAATTGAGCAAAAAGAGTGGAAAATCTTTGCATTATATAGAAATCAGAAAATGATTACTGTTAAACCATCTTTAGTTTTAAAACCAAATGATGTGATTTTAGTTATTGGAAAACCTGATGTTTTAATGCAAGTTTATAATGTAATTGGAAAAACACAAGGGCAATTTCCTATGCCTTTTGGAACAAACATTTATCTATATTTAGATTTATATTTACAAAATGATGAAAGTGTTAAAAAAGCAATAGATGAAGCAAAATATCTAAATCAAAAATTAAAAAATAATTTATTAATTGTAAGAATCACAAGACCAACCTCTGTTTCAATTATGCAATATATAAAAGATGAGTTGAAGTATTTCCCAACTATTGTTTTAGTTATTGATTATGGAAATAAAGGTTTTAGCAAAATTATAAAAGAGGATTTCAGAAAAAATAACATTGGAATGATAATGTTAACAACTGAGATGTTTAAGTATAAAGAAAATATAAGAAGTGTATTAGATTTGAAAATTCCAATTTTTAAATTTGGTAAAGAGAATTTAAAAGCTGTAAAAAGAACAGTAATCATTTTAAATGATACAAACTCTTATGAACAAATATCACCAATTGTATTTGATATTTCAAGTCAGTTAAAAATAAAAACAAAGATTTTTGATTTAGATCCAATTGGAGAAAAAGATGGAAAAACTAATCTTTTAGACCATTTTGAGAATTTAGCAAAAATATTTAATGAAAAAGTTGAAGTTGTTTCAAGTGCACAAAATCCAATAAGAGAACTTAAAAAACAAAAAGAGATGCTTCAACTCTTACCTTTAAAAGAAAATATGTTTAAAAAGAGATTTTTCTTTAAGTTTTTCTATACAAATAGCGATTTTATAGCATTTGATTTAAATAAATTTAATCAATTATTGATTCCAATAGTTGAAGAGTAAAAGGAATAAATTATATGAATTTTGAAAAATATCCATTTGAAAAATTAAATGAATTATTAGAAGGGATTATCCCAAATGAAGAGTATGCATTATCAGTTTTAACAATTGGTGAGCCAAAATTTGAAACACCTCAATTTATACAGGATAAATTAAAAGAAACTACTTCAAGTTTGCAAAAATATCCATCAACAATAGGGGAGCCATTTTTAAGAGAATCAATGATAAATTTTGTAAAAGCAAGATTTGATATAACTTTACATATGAGTCAAATTGTACCATCTTTTGGTACAAGAGAAGTTTTATTTAATTTCCCACAATTTGCTCTATTTGATAAAAAAAATCCAGTTATAGCATTTACAAATCCATTTTATCAAATCTATGAGGGTGCTGCAATTGCTTCAAGAGCTGAGGTTATTCACATTGATTTAACAAAAGAGAATGGTTTTAAAGCAAACTTAAGTGATGAAGATTTAAAAAGATGTGATTTAGTAATTTTAAATTTCCCAAATAATCCAACATCAGCTTCAATGAGTAAAGCAGATTTAGGTGAATGGGTTAAAAAAGCTTTAGAGTTTGATTTTATTTTAGTAAATGATGAGTGTTATTCTGAGATTTATTTTGATGAAGCTACAAAACCAGCTTCACTTCTAGAAGCTTCAATTTTTGTTGGAAATAACAGTTTTAAAAATGTTTTAGTAATGAACTCTATTTCAAAAAGAAGTAGTGCACCAGGGCTACGAAGTGGATTTATTGCAGGTGATGCAGATATTTTAAAAGAGTATTTACAGTACAGAACTTATGTAGGTTGTGCAAGTCCAGTTCCTCTTCAAGAAGCAGCTGCAGTTGCGTGGAATGACCAAGAACATGTAGCAGGTTTTAGAAAAATTTATAAAAAGAATTTTGAAATAGCAAATGAAATTTTAGGAACTCCAATTCCAGAAGCGACTTTTTATATTTGGTTAGAAGTAAAAGATGAATTAGAATTTACAAAAAACTTGTATAAAGAAAAAAATGTAAAAGTACTACCTGGAAGTTTTTTAGGTAGAAATGGTTTAGGAAAAGGTTATATTAGAATTGCTCTTGTTGAAAATGAAGAGAAAACAAGAGAAGTTCTTACAAGATTAAAGGATTTTATAAATGGATAAAGAAGCGCTATTTCAAGCAAGAACAAACCCTGATTTTTTAAAATATTTAGAAGAAGCAAGGGTTAATTCTATGAAAGCTGAAGATATAGGTTTAATGTATGAAACATTGGATTCTATGTTAGTTTTAGATTTAGATGAAGAAAATGTTAATAAATTGTACGAGCAAATTTTAAAAACATCATTTTCAAATGTTGAAAAAATATTAAACAAACATGAAAAATTAAATCTTGAAGGTGACAATTTACTTTATGTAAGAGCTTTATATGAACATGCAATTGAAAAATGGTCTTATGATAATTTTGATGGAGCAAAAGAGTTGATTTTTGTTTTAGCAAATATAATTGAAGATGAAACATTAGAAAAAGCATTAAATATCTTGATTATATTTTTAGCTTCAAAAATTCAATTAGATGATTTTTATGATACAAGAGTTGATTTAGAAGCTGATGTTGAAGATGAAAAATATGGATATTTTATTATGAATTTCAGATTTAAAAATGAAGAATTTTTAGATGAAAATAAAGATATTTTAGCACAAGAGTACAAAAATTTAAAACATTTATTAGGAAATTAATTGAAAGTACATTTTATAGGAATTGGTGGAATTGGCCTTTCTGCCTTAGCTAGATTTTTAAATTTTGATGGACACGAAGTTAGTGGTTCTGATATGAAAAGCTCTTTAATTACAAAAGCTTTAGAAGATGAGGGAATAAAAGTTTCTTGTCCTCAAAGTGCTTCTAACATGAAAGATGATTTTGATTTAGTTATATATTCAGCTGCTGTTACCGATGAGAATCCTGAGTTAATAGAAGCAAGATTAAAACAAATTAGAACTCTTTCAAGAAAAGAAGCTTTGCCAATTATTTTAGGTGATAAGAAAAACTATTGTGTTGCAGGTGCTCATGGAAAATCTACAACAACGGCAATGCTAGCTTCAATTTTACAAAGTAGCGCATTAATCGGAGCAATTTCAAAAGATTTTGGTTCAAATTTCAGATATGTAAATGATTTAATAGCCTTTGAAGCAGACGAATCAGATGCCTCTTTTTTATTATCAAATCCTTATTGTGCAATAGTTACAAATGCTGAACCTGAACACATGGAATATTATCACTATGATTATGATAAATTTTATGAGTCTTATGAAAGATTTATTTCCCTTGCTAAAAAAAGAGTTTTAAATGGTGAAGATAAAGATATTAAAAAATTAAAAGTTGAAGATGCAACTTATCTTTATCCAAGTGTTGATATTAAAAATCTTTGTTATACATTGAAAGATAATCAACCTTGCACTAAATTTGATTTAAAAGATTTAGGTACATTTGAAGTTTGGGGCTTTGGTTTTCATATGGCTACAAATGCTTCTTTAGCAATACTTGCAGCACTTAATGAACTTGATGTTGAAACAATTAGAAAAAACCTTTTAAACTACAAAGGTATTAAAAAAAGATTTGATATTGTTCAAGCAAATAATAAATTTGTAGTAATTGATGATTATGCACACCATCCAACAGAGATTGAAGCTACAATGAAATCTATTGAGTTATACGATAATCTTACAAATATAAATAATAGAATAGTTCTTTGGCAACCTCATAAATATTCAAGAACAAGTGATAATCTTGAAGGATTTAAAAAATGTTTTAGAAGATGTGATGAATTAATTATTTTACCACTTTGGACAATTCCTGGTGAGAAAAAAATTGATATAGATTTCCAAAAAGAGTTTGCATCTTA from Arcobacter venerupis includes these protein-coding regions:
- the serB gene encoding phosphoserine phosphatase SerB, which codes for MKLAVFDFDSTLMDGETIDFLAEELGIGEQVTKITEEAMSGRLDFFESLTTRVALLKGMDYQRVVDICSNLPLMPGAMELVPALQKMGYKVVCFSGGFRIGTTPAREKLGLDADFSNVLHEKDGKLTGLIGGDMMFGYSKGDMLQRIQGLMGITRAETLVCGDGANDLSMFAHADTRVAFCAREVLKKEANVVIDTKDLTKILDYIK
- a CDS encoding transaldolase; protein product: MSLKEDINFSLWCDFIERDFLETRFKEIIKKNIIQGATSNPAIFESSITNSLAYKQQLDMLQANNEKTIYEELALTDIKRAAFLLNELHKNDADDGFISIEVDPLLCDDAAGTIEEGVRLYSSISADNVMIKVPATQAGYIAMRELTSKGINVNATLIFSPEQAIKCTQALDEGIKDSNKDIRAVVSIFVSRFDRLTDNDFKLKGLQTSKLGIINATKCYHEINKFGNPNIRTLFASTGVKGDELSPSYYVDNLIYPNSINTAPLATIEDWVKDGSKVETAIMSETDCDKYFATLKLKGINMENIYSKLLTDGLESFKVSFRDLLSKLIH
- a CDS encoding class II 3-deoxy-7-phosphoheptulonate synthase; translation: MNNWNPSSWRDFPIKQQPTYNDLEKLKKVENELASYPPLIFAGEALNLRKQLADVVNGKAFLLQGGDCAESFASFNATNIKDLFKVMMQMAVVLTFSGGCPVVKVGRVAGQFAKPRSSDFEEIDGISLPSYRGDIINDMEFTEKARNPRAKKLLKAYNQSAATMNLLRAFSRGGMADLNQVHLWNLDFVKDNYLGAKYEELANKISESLTFMKACGITSENTPQLNQTTLFTSHEALLLNYEQALTRRDSITGDWFNCAAHMLWIGDRTRDLRDAHIEYFRGINNPIGCKVGPTMKEDELIQLIDTLNPNNEAGRLNLIVRMGANKVGDFLPKLLKRVKAEGKNVLWSSDPMHGNTIKADNGYKTRDFEAILSEVKQFFQIHRSEGTYAGGIHLEMTGQNVTECTGSASSAVTQESLSNRYHTQCDPRMNADQALELSFMIADTLKDARKNLV
- a CDS encoding outer membrane protein OmpK, translated to MKNLIFKIVLLTIFLFINVSAKDIGDITNSQWATLHLYKGEKQRAGPFAFDDTYAEFEFGGRYEWLDLYGYIDFIDALNSSTSDKHGDNNFFADIEPRISLDYLLDKDLSYGALKELFFAFDIYYADPSPGNDKGLKILWMGLGSDIDIPWLGKSGVNLYTRYIEENYGSSNENSFDGYVAHINWFKPIYNFSESKFISFQGYLDYEFGSDIPQIDFEKTYRTSDSLQSYLGLWLHEKKWTVGYGLKAYKDMTQWKDGEILNGKKTDTTGFAHYFNVGYKF
- a CDS encoding arsenate reductase family protein codes for the protein MITVYGIKTCGSVRNALKFFKDNNIEVDFFDFKKENPSSDKIKDWTTKADINVLFNNKGTKYKTLNLKELNLDNNGKYEWLCKEPLLFKRPVIEFDDKVLVAWDEEVYKNTFL
- the gatC gene encoding Asp-tRNA(Asn)/Glu-tRNA(Gln) amidotransferase subunit GatC, with amino-acid sequence MTVDDNLIAKLAKLSSLEIDDSRKEKLKSELGDIINFVENLNEIDVSGIEATFSTIEGGTPFREDVAEQNLELASHILKHAPKSEDGYFIVPKIIE
- the tgt gene encoding tRNA guanosine(34) transglycosylase Tgt, giving the protein MEFKIDATSNKARACTIVTAHSTIETPVFMPVGTQGTVKALDANDMLELGAKIILGNTYHLYLRPGSKLIKKFGGLHGFSKFPNSFLTDSGGFQAFSLSSNSKPDENGIMFKSHIDGSKHYFTPKSVLDTQYDLNSDIMMILDDLVALPNTKERISKSIERTTKWAKEAIEYHMEQKAKGIGTHQNIFAIIQGGTDKEFRKQSAEQLCALSDYDGFAIGGLSVGEPNADMYETVEWTTQFMPKDKPRYLMGVGTPEDLIENIERGVDMFDCVMPTRNARNGTLFTTFGRLNIKKADYKDDMTPIDEACDCYTCKNFSKAYLNHLYRAKEITYFRLGSIHNIHYYLSLMKEARTAILNDNWVEFKKEFYAKRSK
- a CDS encoding COG3400 family protein, whose translation is MKKILIILDGIVAKKLMQRIIEANTGDNSYDVIYMSDLILPVQKPSNFTFYKFDPTSKSKLAMVLDKNIHTEVLIAQNSKDEMLNVIKNIREHTKNIQMTILDYWGMKINDPLVNIYRGIEVLANGMVEKLPNVPVLAQNIGLKQGEIMEIRIPFGSSYAYRYIGSIEQKEWKIFALYRNQKMITVKPSLVLKPNDVILVIGKPDVLMQVYNVIGKTQGQFPMPFGTNIYLYLDLYLQNDESVKKAIDEAKYLNQKLKNNLLIVRITRPTSVSIMQYIKDELKYFPTIVLVIDYGNKGFSKIIKEDFRKNNIGMIMLTTEMFKYKENIRSVLDLKIPIFKFGKENLKAVKRTVIILNDTNSYEQISPIVFDISSQLKIKTKIFDLDPIGEKDGKTNLLDHFENLAKIFNEKVEVVSSAQNPIRELKKQKEMLQLLPLKENMFKKRFFFKFFYTNSDFIAFDLNKFNQLLIPIVEE
- a CDS encoding succinyldiaminopimelate transaminase, encoding MNFEKYPFEKLNELLEGIIPNEEYALSVLTIGEPKFETPQFIQDKLKETTSSLQKYPSTIGEPFLRESMINFVKARFDITLHMSQIVPSFGTREVLFNFPQFALFDKKNPVIAFTNPFYQIYEGAAIASRAEVIHIDLTKENGFKANLSDEDLKRCDLVILNFPNNPTSASMSKADLGEWVKKALEFDFILVNDECYSEIYFDEATKPASLLEASIFVGNNSFKNVLVMNSISKRSSAPGLRSGFIAGDADILKEYLQYRTYVGCASPVPLQEAAAVAWNDQEHVAGFRKIYKKNFEIANEILGTPIPEATFYIWLEVKDELEFTKNLYKEKNVKVLPGSFLGRNGLGKGYIRIALVENEEKTREVLTRLKDFING
- the murC gene encoding UDP-N-acetylmuramate--L-alanine ligase, which produces MKVHFIGIGGIGLSALARFLNFDGHEVSGSDMKSSLITKALEDEGIKVSCPQSASNMKDDFDLVIYSAAVTDENPELIEARLKQIRTLSRKEALPIILGDKKNYCVAGAHGKSTTTAMLASILQSSALIGAISKDFGSNFRYVNDLIAFEADESDASFLLSNPYCAIVTNAEPEHMEYYHYDYDKFYESYERFISLAKKRVLNGEDKDIKKLKVEDATYLYPSVDIKNLCYTLKDNQPCTKFDLKDLGTFEVWGFGFHMATNASLAILAALNELDVETIRKNLLNYKGIKKRFDIVQANNKFVVIDDYAHHPTEIEATMKSIELYDNLTNINNRIVLWQPHKYSRTSDNLEGFKKCFRRCDELIILPLWTIPGEKKIDIDFQKEFASYNPIFADRVVSTNGKIELIKDEKIIKTYDEGIFLGVGAGDITYQLRYK